In Acidobacteriota bacterium, the genomic window CAGCTCTTGAGAGAGGAATCGAATATCCGTCCGCGCGAGTTGGAGTTGTAATCTGGCAGAGAATCACGTCATCTCCGATTAGATCTGTAAGTACCCCACTGCCGGCGCCCTGTTGTTGTCGTCCAATTGGTGGGTGTGCTGTTAAACTCTCTCGTGTACGAGAGCCTGCTTTGCACGACTCGCCGGCGCACCGCCGACTCGAAGCCATCGGAGGTAACCCTTGAGAGAAAATAGAGTCTCGATCTTGCTGCTGGTTGTGTTGATCTCCTGCCAGGCACTCGCTTTGGGCGCGCAGGACAAAAAGAAACAAGACCAGGGCGCGATAAAGCTCACCACGGAGCTTGTACAGATCGATGTTCTTGTGTCTGACAAGACCAATAAGCCGGTGGCCGGACTCAAGCTGGAAGACTTTGAGTTGTACGACAACAACAAGCCCCAGCACATAACCAACTTCTCCTACGAACAGAGCGACAAGAGACGGGTCGCAGATCAAACGACCGGGACCAGCTCGTTGCCGCGAGCTATCGCCGCCGGTGAGCTCAAACGAGTGATCGCCTTCGTCGTAGACACGCTTCACATCAAGTTCGAGAACGTCAATCGGACACGGAGGATGCTGGAAGACTTTGTCGATAACAAGATGCAGCCCGGTGACCTGGTGTTGATACTGCCGACGGGAGGAGGCTCGGGCGTGTTTCAGCAATTCACATCCGACCGGCGCATACTGCATCGCGCGATAGACCGCCTCCGCCCTTCCTTTTTTTCGAACGGCTCCACTCCCTATCGAAGCTTCGCCCGCCTTTCGGGTACGCCTGGTGGCCAGATGGGCATGGGTGGACGCGCGGCTGGCGGGTCATCGATGTCTCGCGGGGGTGGACCCTTTGGAGCGATGCCTGACCCGCTCGAAGAAGCCGACGTACGCGCGACTCTCAACGCGTTGGATGAAACCATCAAAGCGATGACAAAGCTTCCAGGCCGCAAGGTCAGCGTGTTCGTATCCGAGGGACTCAGGATCTTCACAACGCAGAGGACTGACTCCGTGAATAGGACAACCGGCCTCGCCGCGCGCGCAAACGTGGTCTTCTACACGATCGATCCCGCGGGGACTGGACCCTCTTGTAGCCAGTGCGGCAGACGAGTTCGACCCGGATGCTGACACGGCAACACGAGACGACTTCCACGAGTCTCAAGACAGCTTGAGGGCGATCGCGGCTGACACCGGGGGAAAGTTCTTTGGGAACAACAACGATATCAAGCAGGGGCTCGATCGAATGCTCGAGGAGAACTCCGCGTACTACATGCTGGGCTTCTATCCGGAGGCGAGCCGCTGGGACGGAAAGTTTCACAAGATCAAAGTTGTCGTTCGCAACCGGCCCGGCCTTACTGCGTCGTTCCGCAAGGGCTATGTTGCGAAGTCGCCGCAACCCGATTCTAAGGCGAAGCTGGATCCCAAAATTGCCGAGGCGATTGAAGCCATCTCGTCGCCGCTTGTGCGACGCGACCTTGACCTTCGCCTGACGCCGCTTTACACCGACAACGCCCAACG contains:
- a CDS encoding VWA domain-containing protein, with protein sequence MRENRVSILLLVVLISCQALALGAQDKKKQDQGAIKLTTELVQIDVLVSDKTNKPVAGLKLEDFELYDNNKPQHITNFSYEQSDKRRVADQTTGTSSLPRAIAAGELKRVIAFVVDTLHIKFENVNRTRRMLEDFVDNKMQPGDLVLILPTGGGSGVFQQFTSDRRILHRAIDRLRPSFFSNGSTPYRSFARLSGTPGGQMGMGGRAAGGSSMSRGGGPFGAMPDPLEEADVRATLNALDETIKAMTKLPGRKVSVFVSEGLRIFTTQRTDSVNRTTGLAARANVVFYTIDPAGTGPSCSQCGRRVRPGC